The Metamycoplasma canadense genomic interval GCAACATTATCTACAACATTAATTGTTCCAATATCAGCAATTTCATGTTCAAAATTAGATAAAAGTGCATTAGAAACAAAAATTAAAGAAGTTAAAGAAAGTTCAAAAGAATCTACAAACACAGAACAAACTAAACTAGATTTATTAGCTGCTGCTACTAAAGCAGAAGCAGCCTTAGCTAATGCTAAAACTCAAGATGAAATTAACAAAATAAAGGATACATTAGAATCTGAAGTAGCTGCAATAAAAGCTAAAAACGGCGTTAATTCAGAACCAGAAACTCCTCAAAGCGATTCAAAAGAAGACACACTTATTAAAAAACTAGTTAACGTTTTTGAAATATTAGAAGATAAAAAAGATGAACATGCCCAAAAGCTTTTAAAAAAAGAAACAGCAATTTTTTATGAATGAAAAACTAAACAACTAGTTATTACAAAAAAAAGAAATTCTAGACCTAAATGAGATGACCCTAGTACGTTTGAATATGCTTTTAAATTAAAAGACGCAATTGATTTAGAAGGAACACAATTTGTTTCAAATGAAAGACCAACTTATCAAAATAGTAAAGGACAAACTAAATTACAACAAGGCTTAAAATATTTAGTACATGTAAAAAACCAAACAGAAAACGATGACAACACAAAAACAGTTGAATTTGAACTTGAAATATTATATAAAATAGCTACATATAGTAACGATGGAAATCATGCAATTTCTTCTGATTCTAATAGTTCAAAAATTTTATTATCTGTAAAAATAAATAAAGATGAAAAAATTAGTTCTGATGAGGATGGAAAATCAGCTGAAATTTCGGAAGAAACAGCAAAAGAAATTAATGAATGAGCAAAAACAACAAGTAATGTTTTTTCTTTATCTAAATCTATAAATAATAAAGAAGACATTAAGAATAAACTAAAAGCAAAGCAAATTGATTTATGATATAGCTATAGCCAAAATAAAATCGCTATGGTTGAAGTTGGAAAACATCCGCAATGAAAAGAATTAGAAGAAAAAGATTATTTATTTATTTCAAAAGATGATTTTGCTTGAAATCCTGGTGGAAAAAAATATCAATTAGCAAATGCAAGTGATCCAACATGAGTAAAAAAAGGTAAAACATCAATCAGTTCAAAAATTGATTATGAAATAAAAGAAGAAGAAGAAGGAAAATTTAAAGTTATTTTAAAATATAAAGGCGCAGAATTTATTGTGAACCAACCACCAAAAATTGGTACTGAAGTTATAACCCACCAAGAAATCGAAATTGCTTAATCAATTTATTTCAATTAAAAAATAGCAGTAAATAAAAAAGCTGCTATTTTTTTATATATCACCTGAATTAATTAACATTTTTGTAATATCATCAATCAATTTGTTTGAAAAAATTCCACGTTTTAATCTTCTTTGTTCTTCTAAAAAATCAAGTTCATCGTAAATACGATAAATTAATTTAAGTGGATATTTTAGTTTTACAATAGATTCTTTAAAATCACTTCAATCAATAACATTAAAATCAACTTCAGAATAACACTTGATATCTAAATCGAAATCGATATATTTAATTATTTGATCTTCAATAAAAAAAGGGCTCGCTAAATTTATATAAATATTATTTTTGCCATTTTCATTTAATGTAATCGAAGCATTATAAAATTTATTTTTTGCAAAGAAAAATAATACAGGTGTTGATACTACTCAATTAATGTTTAATTCTTGTACTTTGGTTTTCATTAACAGTACAACAACAAAATCATCTAAATTAGCAACGATTTTGCAACCTTCATATTGACGATATAACGTTCCATCATATTTAAATGCTTGAATCGATGTTAATTGACCCATTTCAAATAATTTTCTTTTTCTTTTTTTATCTTGTTTTTCTTCTAAATTTTCTTGTTGTATTAAATCATGAAAACTTCTAATTTCTTTATTAGAATTCATGGTTCTCCATAAAATAAAATATATTTCGATAAAAAATCAAACAATGTTTAATTAATTACTATCTATTATTATAAACAAAAGAATATAAAAAAATATTTTTTAATATTTTAAATATATGATAAGTTAAAATTTTACTATGAGATTAAGACATAATAAAAATGCAATTAATTTGCTTGAAGAAAGTGAATTTTATATTAATAAATTTCCTTATACAATTAAAAAAAATTCTGTTTTAGAAATCGGAATGGGTAAAGGTAAGATGCTATCTGAATTAGCTTTTTTACACCCTGAAATTAATTATATCGGAATGGAAAAATATTCTACTCCAGCTCTATCGGCGCTTAGAAAAATTAAAGATAAATCATTAAAAAATATGCAAATTATTGTACAAGATGCAGTAAATCTTTCTTCTTATTTTAAGGGAAAAATAAAAACAATTTGACTTACTTTTTCAGATCCGTGGCCAAAAAAAAGACATTTTAAAAGGAGATTAGTTTATAAAACTTTTTTATCACAATATAAAGAAATTTTAGATAAAGATGGGATTATATATTTTAAAAGTGATAATAAAGGATTATATGAATTTGCTATTGAACAATTAAATGAATTTAATGCAAATATTATTTACAAAACTGAAGATTTGCATAACTGTGATTTTGATATTGAAAATTGTTTAACTGATTATGAATTAAAGTTTAAAAATGAGGGTAAAAATATTTATTTTATAGCTTTTAATTTTTAAAATTTATTTAAATTAAAAAATATTTGTTCTTTTGTTCTTTAATGAACTTAAGAGCTATTTTTTTTATTATATTTTGTTATAATTAATATATTACTTATTGTAATATATTATAGGAGTTTGTTATGCTTTTAGATGACGAAAGAGATTTTGATTTATTAGATGAGGAAACTAAAAAAAATCAAGAATTAGATGAATACTATGTTCCAGATGAAGAAATAAGAAAAGTATTTGCTGATGAAAATAATGAAAAAGAGATTGAAGAAGATGAAGAAATTATGCCTCAAGATAAAGAGGGATATATAGTTCAAAGTCAAATTTTAGACAATGAAGAAAACGGTCTTAAACCAGC includes:
- a CDS encoding DUF402 domain-containing protein, with protein sequence MNSNKEIRSFHDLIQQENLEEKQDKKRKRKLFEMGQLTSIQAFKYDGTLYRQYEGCKIVANLDDFVVVLLMKTKVQELNINWVVSTPVLFFFAKNKFYNASITLNENGKNNIYINLASPFFIEDQIIKYIDFDLDIKCYSEVDFNVIDWSDFKESIVKLKYPLKLIYRIYDELDFLEEQRRLKRGIFSNKLIDDITKMLINSGDI
- the trmB gene encoding tRNA (guanosine(46)-N7)-methyltransferase TrmB; this encodes MRLRHNKNAINLLEESEFYINKFPYTIKKNSVLEIGMGKGKMLSELAFLHPEINYIGMEKYSTPALSALRKIKDKSLKNMQIIVQDAVNLSSYFKGKIKTIWLTFSDPWPKKRHFKRRLVYKTFLSQYKEILDKDGIIYFKSDNKGLYEFAIEQLNEFNANIIYKTEDLHNCDFDIENCLTDYELKFKNEGKNIYFIAFNF